In Candidatus Atribacteria bacterium, the genomic window ACCATTTTAATATCTTAAAGTCAATTAGTTTGACCTTTCCAAATTAGAATTCGGCTGCAGTTAGGACAGATAACTATCTTCCGATTCTTTTCTAATTGATAAATAACATCACTGGGAAGATCGAGATAACAACCTGGGCATATAGAACCATCAACTTCTATAATTGCTTTCCCACCCTTCTCTTTTCTAATAAGTTCATATTCTTTTAAAAGACGATCATTGTGTATTTTGCTTAATATCTCTTTCCTTTTAACCTTTAGAGAATGCAGGTTCTTTTCAATTGATGATCTTTTCAAATCTATTTCTTCTTTGCTTTTTATAAATTCTTTATCTTTTATTTTCAAATTTCGGTCAATATCTCTAATTAATTTATCAAGGTCTTCTGCTTCCTCCATTAGATTTAAAAGTTCTTCTTCTATACTATCTTTTTCTTCTTTATAATTAGCTATTACTTTCTGTATCTGTTTAAGCTCTTTTATATCGGATATTTTCCCTCCGTATAAATCTTCCTGATGTTTACTAATTTTATTGGATTTCTCGACCAAATCCAATTCTTTTCTTTTTAATTTAATCTGTAAATTCTTATAATTAATATTTCTGTTATTTAACCGATCTTTCATTTCTTCAATCTCTTTTACAACCCCTTCTATTAAGAAAGGTAAATTTTTCTTCTTTTTTTCTTCCTCATCGATATCAATATCGTATTTCTGTAACTCTAAAAGAATAGCATATTCTTCTATCAATGACTAATTCCTCCTTTCTATATAGTTGTAGAGTCCATTAAAACAAAAAAAGCCTTACTTCTTATAACTAAGAAGTAAGGCTTTTATAATATTCTGATATTTTTATATTTTTAAGTTTTTTCATAGATCTTTCACTGCTCATTTTATATTATGATTAAAACTGAATCACTATTATCTATTGGTGGGCCCACCTGGATTCGAACCAGGGACCGACCGGTTATGAGCCGGTTGCTCTGCCAGCTGAGCTATGGGCCCGTTAGCCAACATTATCTTCGTTAAAAGTATATCAGATATGTTGATAAAGTCAAGAAAAATTAGCATCCGGTATCTGGTATAAAAAATATTAATAAGTAAGGTGTAATGAGTAAAGCATAATAAACAAATGTTTTTATGGTGCATTTTACAAGTTTGAAAAAATAAGCAGGAGAATATTGAATTAATGATCAATTATCAAATAACCTATTTTAGGTGCAGACTCTTTAACTGTCCACAGGCAGCAGAGATATCATCGCCTTTTGATCTTCTTATGGTGGTTGGAATTCCTTTAGCAGTCAGTTCATCCTTAAAGGATTTGACTTGAAAAATAGCGGATGCCTGCAGCAATGAATCGGGTGTAGGATTAAAAGAAATTAAATTTACTTTAAAGTTAAATCCACCAATCAGTCTGGCTAATTTATCTGCATCATTTAGTGTATCGTTTACTCCTTTAATCAAGAGGTACTCAAAAGTTATCTGTCTTTTTGTTTTTTTCACATAACTCTTACAAGTTTCTATCAGATCAGGTAAAGGGTATATATTGTTTACCGGCATTAGGTATGATCTTAATTTATTTTCCGGGGCATGTAGAGACACTGATAACTCTATCTGCCAATTACGTTCTTGTAACTTTTTTATTGCTGGTATCACCCCACAGGTAGAAACAGTAATTCTCCTTGCTCCAATATTAAAAGCATCTTTCGAGTTCAATATACCAATGGCTTTTACCACATTATCATAATTATCTAAGGGCTCACCAATGCCCATAAATACAATATTATTGAGATCAGTTCCAATCTCTTTTTTCACCCATAATACCTGATTTAAAATCTCACTAACTGTTAGATTTCGGGTAAAGCCTTTCTTCCCGCTTTCACAAAACAAACAGTTATATTTACAACCAATTTGAGAGGATATACATTCAGTTACTCTTTTGCCTGCAAATATAAGGACGCTTTCTATTAAATTTTCGTCTTCTAACTTAAATAAGTATTTTTTGGTTTGGTCTTTTGATTTAGTAACCTTTTTCAATCCTATTTTACTAATATAAAAATATTTTTGAAGTAGAGTTGTTAAGGATTTGGGAAGAGTCATCATATCCGTGAAGTCTTCCTTTCCTTTTTTATAAAGAAAATCAAATAATTGATCAGCTCTATATTTTTCTACTCCTAAATTTTTAACCTCTTCCCGAAGTTCGCCTAAGGAAAAGTTTTTCAAGTCTCTTTTCTGCATTATATCAATTATTTCTCTTTATTTTATTTTTTAATTTCATTTTTTATGTTTTCTGCAAATTCTTTAGCTTTTTTATCTATCCCCGGTACCTTCGTTATTGAACCTGGGTCATTAGCGGTAGCAGTTAAAGTAAAGTAAGGAGGCAATCTGAATCCTTTGTTAATATTTAAAGCACCTATTAGCTGTTTGGCTACACAATCGCTCCCTGAATTTCCTGAAACTACGATAGAAAATAATGTTTTATCTCCAAATTTTATCCTTTTGTAAAGCACCGTCATTCGATTAATTACTGCCATTAGCTTTGCTGATATAGCATCATTATAATTGGGACATAGCCAGATTATGCAATCAGCCTCTTCTATCGCGGGAAAAATTTCTTTTACCATAATCCCCCCGTAGAAACAACTTTTTTCTTCACTATAATGAATACAGGTTTTATAAGAACACCCCCGACAGTCTATTACTGTTCCATTTTCTACATGGAGTTCTCGGATAGCTTCTTCCCGGAGATATTCTCTAACCATTTTCCAAAGCATAAGAGTATTAGATGTTTTAAACAAACTGGAATGTAGTACTAATATCTTCGGCTTATTTATTAATTTTAATTTTTCTTCAGATAATTTTTTCACTACCTGTTGGGCTTGCTTCCGGTAAATCTCCATAAGATTTAGGCTAGATGTTTTTTGCCAGGTAAGAAAATTATTAAGTTTGCGGGTAGCCTCTACTATGGAATGACCGGGAAACCTGCATCCCATTTGATTAGTTAAAAAAATTATCTCTTGAGCAGCACTCTTGGTAAATAACTCACTCGAGCTTTGAATAATAATTACAGCCTTTGAACCTAAAAGAGAATCATTTCCCCTTGCTTTCAACTTTAAAAGCATTTCATAGAAAGGGATATTAAATCCACATTGATCTAACTCAAGAGCAAATATAATTTTCTTATAACGTAAATCAGGAGGAAAATCCTCCAGATCTTTTATAGTAATTAAGAAGCAATTTTCAGTAGCTTTCTTAATAATCTCATTAAAATTATCCGATATTTTTCCTGGGACGATCAAATAAAGGTTATTCATAAAATAATTTACTTTACCTCGATATTGCTTACAAGATATTACCCAAATCCATATAGCTTTTTTTAATTTTCTCTAATAAATTAGGAGGAATATTTATTCTTTCAATCTCAGTTCCTGATGCGATTAATCTATTTTTCGCTCCCCAAAATACTCCACCCATAAAGGATGCACTATAATGCCACTTTCCACTCATAGTGGCAATGAGAGGAAAACTTCCTGAAGATAAAGCCGGGGCAATATAAGGCTTAAAACCGGTTTTTCTTATTTCTAAATTTGCTTTTAGGGTCTGATTAATCAGTTTTTCCGAAAGATCTTCATCATATTTTTTTAAGCTGTTGGCAATGATTAAACCATGACCATGTGGGCCAAAAATTCTGCCTGCTTGATTGTATTTTGCAGTTTTAGTAGTTTGTTTTGAATAATAAACTGCCCGGGCATGCATAACTCCCAATCCATATCCTCTTATCTGCTCTGCTGCTAATCCTTTAAAATCAAACTCTCCTCTTGTATTTTTATTGCTTGTTAAAAAAACATCTTTACATAAGAGATCTACTGGATCCGATATAATTGCAAATATTCCCTTAAAGGCTTTTTTCCGGGCTTCTTGAGCATAATTAGAGATTATTTTAGAATTTCCTTTGAACTGCTTCATTCTTACATCTTCCTGTTCTTCACCCAAAGAAGGAACTCCTACTGTTGCACAAAAGACGAACATGTCACAATCAAAAAAATTC contains:
- the rlmN gene encoding 23S rRNA (adenine(2503)-C(2))-methyltransferase RlmN, translating into MQKRDLKNFSLGELREEVKNLGVEKYRADQLFDFLYKKGKEDFTDMMTLPKSLTTLLQKYFYISKIGLKKVTKSKDQTKKYLFKLEDENLIESVLIFAGKRVTECISSQIGCKYNCLFCESGKKGFTRNLTVSEILNQVLWVKKEIGTDLNNIVFMGIGEPLDNYDNVVKAIGILNSKDAFNIGARRITVSTCGVIPAIKKLQERNWQIELSVSLHAPENKLRSYLMPVNNIYPLPDLIETCKSYVKKTKRQITFEYLLIKGVNDTLNDADKLARLIGGFNFKVNLISFNPTPDSLLQASAIFQVKSFKDELTAKGIPTTIRRSKGDDISAACGQLKSLHLK
- a CDS encoding NADPH-dependent oxidoreductase, yielding MNNLYLIVPGKISDNFNEIIKKATENCFLITIKDLEDFPPDLRYKKIIFALELDQCGFNIPFYEMLLKLKARGNDSLLGSKAVIIIQSSSELFTKSAAQEIIFLTNQMGCRFPGHSIVEATRKLNNFLTWQKTSSLNLMEIYRKQAQQVVKKLSEEKLKLINKPKILVLHSSLFKTSNTLMLWKMVREYLREEAIRELHVENGTVIDCRGCSYKTCIHYSEEKSCFYGGIMVKEIFPAIEEADCIIWLCPNYNDAISAKLMAVINRMTVLYKRIKFGDKTLFSIVVSGNSGSDCVAKQLIGALNINKGFRLPPYFTLTATANDPGSITKVPGIDKKAKEFAENIKNEIKK
- a CDS encoding lactate dehydrogenase, encoding MYFYKLKNKIIISQSRYSGLNRISENEAQECKEIIYALNRISPSKSRRYFSITDPSLIFLKGEGINLLQKPKQVDYDLPLWLKEKINKKKVSSINTAYPYWQKMLTYKLPSRWKVNIVGLGDVGGTLLASLRLLGGSRIESVGIYDTNINSMKRWELEANQIFYPFSAGKFPEVYFIREENFFDCDMFVFCATVGVPSLGEEQEDVRMKQFKGNSKIISNYAQEARKKAFKGIFAIISDPVDLLCKDVFLTSNKNTRGEFDFKGLAAEQIRGYGLGVMHARAVYYSKQTTKTAKYNQAGRIFGPHGHGLIIANSLKKYDEDLSEKLINQTLKANLEIRKTGFKPYIAPALSSGSFPLIATMSGKWHYSASFMGGVFWGAKNRLIASGTEIERINIPPNLLEKIKKSYMDLGNIL